The Thunnus albacares chromosome 11, fThuAlb1.1, whole genome shotgun sequence genome contains a region encoding:
- the rab5b gene encoding ras-related protein Rab-5B yields the protein MSSRGSGGRSNGTLPQTKICQFKLVLLGDMAVGKSSLVLRFVKGQFDEFQETTIGAAFLAQSVCLDDTTVKFEIWDTAGQERYHSLAPMYYRGAQAAIVVFDITKPETFERAKAWVKELQRQASPNIVIALAGNKADLAEKRLVEYEEAQTYAEDTGLLFMETSAKTAMNVNELFLAIAKKMPKTDTQNPTHAARHRGVNLQDPDAHSTRACCGGN from the exons ATGAGCTCCAGAGGGAGTGGTGGCCGCTCCAACGGCACACTACCACAGACCAAGATCTGCCAGTTCAAGTTGGTGCTGCTGGGCGACATGGCCGTGGGCAAGTCCAGCCTGGTGCTGCGTTTCGTCAAGGGACAATTTGATGAGTTTCAGGAGACAACCATTGGAG CTGCATTCCTGGCCCAGTCAGTGTGTCTAGATGATACCACAGTGAAGTTTGAGATCTGGGACACTGCAGGACAAGAGCGATACCATAGTCTGGCTCCCATGTACTACCGTGGGGCTCAGGCTGCTATTGTGGTCTTTGACATCACCAAGCCG gagACTTTTGAAAGAGCCAAGGCCTGGGTGAAGGAGCTGCAGAGGCAGGCCAGTCCTAACATTGTTATTGCCCTGGCCGGGAACAAGGCTGACTTGGCAGAGAAGAGACTAGTGGAGTATGAG GAGGCCCAGACATATGCGGAAGACACTGGCCTGCTGTTTATGGAGACTTCTGCAAAGACAGCCATGAACGTCAATGAGCTCTTCCTGGCTATTG CAAAAAAGATGCCAAAAACAGACACCCAAAATCCTACACATGCAGCACGACACCGGGGAGTCAACCTCCAGGACCCAGATGCCCACTCTACCCGAGCCTGCTGTGGTGGGAATTAG